The genomic segment ATCAACGGGACCGAGCGCGCGGTGGTCTCTCAGCTCCAGCGGTCGGCCGGCGTGTTCTTTGACGACGACAAGGGCAAAACGCTCGCCTCCGGGAAGCCGCTCTTCCAGGCCCGGGTGATCCCGTACCGCGGCTCGTGGGTCGAGTTCGACTTCGACGCGAATGACGTCCTGCACGTCCGCATCGACCGGCGGCGGAAGATGCTGGCGACGGCCTTCCTCCGCGCGTTCTGGTTCCTCGAGAAGGGGGTCATTCTCTCGGACGAGGAGATCCTGGCCTTCTTCTATGAAATGGAAGAGGTGCTCGGGTTCGAGGATGGGCTCGCCTGGGTGCGCCTGAGCCCGGAGGCCCACCGGGGCATCCGCGTGGCCAGGGACGTTCAGGCGCCCCAGCACAAGGAGCCGGTGGCCCCGGAGGGCGCCCCGCTCACCCAGAAGGTCATGGAACGGCTCCAGGAGGCCGGCGTGGAGCGGATCGCGCTCCGGGCCGAGTCGCTGGTCAGCCGCCGGACGGGCGCCAAGGTCGTGGACTCGGAGACCGGCGAGGTGCTGCTGGAGATCAACCAGGAGCTGACCTCCCCGGTCCTCTCCCAAAGCATGGGCCGCCGGGTGGCGCCTTTCAAGCTGCTCGTCGTGAACCCGGAGAAGGTGGACGCCTCCATCTACGAGACCATGGCCCGGGACCACTTCCGGAACCCCGACGAGGCGCTCGTGGAGATCTACCGGCGTCTCCGGCCCGGTGACCCGCCGACGGTGGAGTCGGCCCGCGCCCTTTTCCGGGGAATGTTCATCGATCCGCGCCGCTACGACCTGGCCCGCGTTGGACGCTTCATGGTCAACAAGAAGCTGAAGATCGAGGCCCCGCCC from the Candidatus Rokuibacteriota bacterium genome contains:
- a CDS encoding DNA-directed RNA polymerase subunit beta encodes the protein MAGMIQCGRRTRKDFGKIPSIVEIPNLIEVQRRSYEGFLQKEVAPERREEVGLQAVFKSVFPIVDYNENAALEFVSYHFGDPKYTVEECNDRGMTYAIPLKVTLRLVVYEQDKKAKSRTIRDIKEQEVYLGELPLMTDKGTFIINGTERAVVSQLQRSAGVFFDDDKGKTLASGKPLFQARVIPYRGSWVEFDFDANDVLHVRIDRRRKMLATAFLRAFWFLEKGVILSDEEILAFFYEMEEVLGFEDGLAWVRLSPEAHRGIRVARDVQAPQHKEPVAPEGAPLTQKVMERLQEAGVERIALRAESLVSRRTGAKVVDSETGEVLLEINQELTSPVLSQSMGRRVAPFKLLVVNPEKVDASIYETMARDHFRNPDEALVEIYRRLRPGDPPTVESARALFRGMFIDPRRYDLARVGRFMVNKKLKIEAPP